One Streptosporangium becharense genomic window, ACCCGCCCGCTGCCCGACGGCCCTGGTGTGCTCCGGTTCCGTGGTGTCACCGTGGTCCGCGAAGAGGGCCCGGTACTGGACGGTGTCGATGTGGAGATCCCCGCGGGAGCGCTGGCCGCGGTGGTGGGGCGTTCCGGTGCGGGCAAGAGCACGCTGGCGTCGCTGGCCGGCCGGTTGATCGACCCCGACCGGGGGCAGGTGCTGCTCGACGGTCTGCCGCTGACCGAGATCGATCCCGCCGTGCTGCGGGAGGCGGTCGCCTACGCCTTCGAGCGCCCGGTGCTGCTGGGCGAGGACCTGGCCACGGCCATCGCCTACGGGCTACCGGCTGCCGGCCCCGACACCGTCCGGGGGGCGGCGCGCGCCGCGCACATCGACGATGTGATCTGCCGTCTTCCGCACGGGTATGCCACCGCACCTGACGCCGCCCCCTTGTCAGGGGGAGAGCTCCAGCGGTTGGGCCTGGCGCGTGCCCTGGTGCGGCGGGCCCGGGTGACCGTGCTGGACGACGCCACCTCCAGCCTCGACACCGCCACCGAGGCCCAGGTGACCCGCACCCTGACCGAGGGGATGCGCGGGCGGACCCGGCTGGTGATCGCGCACCGGGTCACCACCGCGGCCCGCGCCGATCTGGTGATCTGGCTGGAGGACGGGCGTGTCCGCGCCATCGGTCCCCACCGGGAGCTGTGGGCGGACCCGGCCTACCGCGCGCTGTTCGCCGCGTCCGACGCCTCCGGCGCCATCGCCGTTCCCGAAGCGGCGTCCTCCAACGACGCCGTCTCCGGTGCCGTTCCCGCTTCCGGTCCGGCCGGTCCTGCTCCGGCCGGTGCCGACCCGGCCCGTAACGGCCCGACCGGCATCGGTCCGGTCGCCGAAAGGGCGGCCGAGCCCCGAACCGGTGGTGACACGGGCGTATCCGAGACACCCGAGACGGAGGACACGTGCCCCGCCCGCCCCTGACCCGCCCGGTGCCCGCCGCCGAACCCGCCTCCACCGCGACGGCGATGGCGGAGAGCCCGCCTGGCCGTCATGCCGGCGCCGGGGCGGGCCGTCTGCTGCGGGCGTTGCTGCGTCCGCGGCGACGCGCCTTGACCCTGGTCGCGGTCTGGTCGGTGGTCGAGGGGATTCCGGGGTTGCTGTCGGGGTTGCTCATCGCTGCGGCGGCCGACCGGGGTTTCCTGGCCGGACGGCCGGGGGTGGGTCTGGCCTGGCTCGGGGGCCTCGGATTCGCGTTGCTGGTGAAGGCCGTTGCCACCCGGGTGATGTTCCCGTATCTGGCCGCAGTGGTTGAGCCGTTGCGGGACGACCTGGTCCGTGCGGTGGTGACCACGACGGTGACCCGCGCCGCCGACGACACCGCGGCCCCGGATGCGGCTGCGGTGACCCGGTTGACCACGCAGGTGAGCCTGGTGCGCAACCTGGTGGTCGCGCTGTTGCGCAGCAGCCGTCAGCTGGGCGTCTCGCTGGTGGCGGCGCTGGCCGGGTTGCTGGTGTTGTCGCCGCCGGCCGCGGTGATCGTGGCAGTGCCGGTGCTGGTGGCGTTGGGGATGTTCGCCTGGTTGTTGCGGCATCTCGTCGCGCGGGAGCGCGTTTTGGTGCTGGCCGATGAGACGTTGACCGTGCGGGCTAGTCCGGTTCTGGCCGGGTTGCGGGATGTGGCGGCGTGCGGTGCGGATGAGCAGGCGTTCACCACGATGCGGGTCGCAGTGGCGGCGCAGGCGGCGGCGACCCGGGCGGTGGCGTGGGCCGGGACGGGGCGACGGCTGGTGGTGGCGATCGGTGGGCATCTGCCGATGGTGGTGTTGTTGCTGGCAGCTCCGTCGCTGACCGGTGGCGGTCATCTGAGCGCCGGGGAGATCGTGGGGGCGATGACGTATCTGGTGACCGGGCTGACCCCGGCGCTGGGTGCGCTCACCAGCGGTGTCGGCACCTGGGGGGTGGAACTCGCGGTCACCCTGCGCCGCCTGGCCGAGACCATCGCCCTCCCCACCGCATCCGCCTCCGTCTCTTCTCCGGTGACCGCCGTGCCCCGCCCGATCACGGCCGGGGACGGTCACGAGCTGCGCGCCGACCGGCTGAGCTTCGCCTACGCCCCCCAGGCCGCCCCGGTCGTGCACGAGCTGACCCTCACCATCCCCGAAGGCGAACACGTGGCCGTGGTCGGCCCCAGCGGCATCGGCAAGTCCACCCTGTCGTTGCTGCTGACCGGCCTGCGGCGTCCCATCGCGGGCGAGGTGCGGCTCGGCGGCGTCCCGCTGGAGGCGATCCCCGAGCGCGAGCTGCGGTCGAAGGTCGCGCTGGTGCCGCAGGAGGCGTACATCTTCGCCGGAACGGTCCGGGAGAACCTCGCCTACCTCTGCCCGGAGACCGTCGCAGACACCACAGGGACCACAGGCGCCACAGGGACCGCAGGGACCGCAGGGACCGCAGGGACCGCCGATGGTACGACGGCCGACGGCGCCACGGTGGCCACCGCCCTCGACGCGCGGTTGCGCGCCGCCGCCGACGCGGTCGGCGCCGCCGCCCTAGTCAACCGGCTCGGCGGGCTCGACGCGACGATCGACGACCCCGCCGCCCTGTCGGCCGGCGAACGGCAACTGCTCGCCCTGGCCCGGGTGCACGCCTCACCCGCCCGCGTCGTGATCCTGGACGAGGCCACCTGCCATCTCGACCCGGCCGCCGAGGCCCGCGCCGAGACCGCCTTCGCCACCCGCGAGGGCACCCTCATCGTGATCGCCCACCGCATCAGCTCCGCCCGTAGAGCTCACCGCGTCCTGCTCATGGACGGCGCCACCGCCCTCACCGGCACCCACGACGACCTGGTCACCCGGTCGGTCCTCTACGCCGACCTGGTCGGCCACTGGCAGGACCACGACCACCCGGTGACCAGGAACTGACCGCGACGGGCGGAGGGCCCAGCGCCCCGCCGCCCGTCGCGGCCGACAACCGGCTGGCCGTCATCGAGGACGGTCTTGCCACGACCAAGAGAGGAAACACGATGGAACTCGACATCGCCACCCTGGACATGCTGCCGGCCGAGCGGGAGACCAGGCGGGCCATCTGCATGGTCACCTGCAGCTCGACTCTCAACCAGCGCGTCACCGAGGCCTGACGGGCGTGATCGACGTGGCCTCCCGGGGCCGTCCCGAAGGACCACCCGTGTCACGGCACGCGGTCCGGCACGGAGGAACGTAGATCGAGTTCTGCCGTGTCCCGTCCGGGGCCGGCCTCGTCCGAGGTCAGGTCGATCTGCTCTCCACCGGCGGGAGACGCATCAGGAGCCGCCACTGGGCGGCACAACCGGCAGGGGCGCCGTCAGCGGCGCCCCTGCCCATGTTTCTCGTCACCGGCTGAGCCGGAGATCGATCCGGCCTTCCACCCTCCGGCTCAGCGGATCATCCACTGGCCCGGCAGCATGAGCGGCCCGTACGACGGCAGGCCGAGTTCGGCGGCGAGGTGGGCGACGGGGCCCCACGCCTCCAGCCGGACCTGGGCCAGGGCGGCGGCCTTGTCCTCGCTGGACTCCGCGGGACGCAGGCGCTCCAGCGGGTTCAGCTTCGGGTAGACCCGCACCGGGGCGTCGGCGGCCAGGCCCGCCTTCTTACGTGCCAGGGCCAGGGCGTCCTCCAGGCCGCCCAGCTCGTCGACCAGGCCGCTGTCGCAGGCGTCGGCGCCGGTCCAGACCCGCCCTCTGGCCAGTTCGTGAGCGCGCTCGCGGGACAGGCCGCGTCCCTCGGCGACCTTGTTCACGAAGTCGTCGTAGACCCGGTCGAGCCAGGCGTTGACCCGTGCCCACTGGGCCTCCGAGAAGGCCTGGGTGGAGGAGAACATCCCGGCGTTGGCGCCCTCTCCGACGGTCTCCGAGGACACGCCCATCTTCTCCAGCAGTCCGCCGATGACCGCCTTGCCGCCGAACACGCCGATGGATCCGGTGAGCGTGCCCGGCTGGGCCACGATCAGGTCGGCGGCCATGGAGACCATGTAGCCGCCGGAGGCGGCCAGGTCACCCATCGAGATCACGATGGGCTTGCCCGCCTTGCGGGTCAGCACGACCTCGCGCCAGATGGCGTCGGAGGCCACGTACGAGCCGCCGGGGCTGTCGACCCGGAAGACGACGGCCTTGACGTTGTCGTCGTGGCGGGCCGCGCGCAGCGCCGCGCAGATCGTGTCGGAGCCCATCGCACCGCCACCGCCCAGCGGGCTGCGTCCGCTGCGGCCGAGCCGGATCGCACCGCTGCCGCGGACCAGCGCGACGGTCTGCCCACCCGGGTGCGGCAGCTTCCTGGCGATCGACTCCTTGGCGTAACGGCCGACGTACAGCAGCCTGGCGTCGTCGCCCACGGACCGCTTGAGCTCGTCGTACACCTCGTCGCGGTAGGCCATCCGGTCGACGAGCCCGGCTTCGAGGGCCTCGGCACCGATGAACGGCCCCCGGTCGATGAGTTCGCGGACCTTGGCCGGGTCGATGCCGCGTCCCTCCGCGATGCCCGCGACGACCTGCTCGGTGACCGACTCGGTGATGCGGCTCATCGACTCGCGGTGCGCCTCGGTCATGTGGTCCTGGGTGAAGGTGTTGGCCGCGGTCTTGTACTCGTGCCGCTGGCCGAGCTGGTACTCCACGCCGAGTTTGCCGAGCGCGCCGCGCAGGAAACGCTGCTCCATGGCCACGCCGGTCAGCCCGACGTCACCCGACGGCTGCAGGTAGACCCGCTCGAACGCGGTCGCCAGGTAGTAGGGGACGGTGCCGGCGCCGAACTCGCCGAAGGTCTCGGCGAACGCGACCGTCGTCTTGCCCGCGGCCCGGAACAGGCTCACGGCCTGGCGCAACTCCTGGACGACCGCCAGTCCCAGCGGCTGGGTGCCGATCTTGACGATGAGCGCCTTGACGCGGTCGTCCTTGCGGGCGCGCTTGAGCCCGGACAGCACGTCGCTCAGGCTCGTCTTGCGCATCGCCATGATGGCACCCAGCGGGTCCGCCGGGGGACCTTCGGTGAGGCCCTCGGTGAGGTCGAGTTCAAGGACCAGTGGAGCGGTGCGCCGCTGCCGGAACCGGTCGACGGTGTCGATGATCACCTTGGTCGCGTCCATGCCCCTCACCCTAAGCGACACATTCCGGGTTCATGCCGCGCGTTTGGCGTTCACCTTCTTTTTCAGGAGAGAGGTATACGTAGCGGAAGTCGTGCCCTTCAGACGCTTCTGCTCCGCCCGGGTGAGGACCTGCTTGAGCGTGGCGTCCTTGCCGACCTTCGCGGTGAAGTTGACCCCGCCGTGGGCCCAGTTCAGCCAGGCGGCCAGCAGTTCGCTGTCCAGCTTGGCCCGCGCGGTCTTCTTGGCCGGCTTGAGCACCCGGTAGGCGGTGCCGAGGGTGGAGGCGCGAGTGAGCTCGGGGAAGACCTTGCTCGCCTTGCCCACCATGCCCAGGTAGCAGCTGAGCGTCGCGTCCGGAAGCGTGCCCTTGTCCCGGGCGACCTCCGCCGCCCACTGGGCCGCGGTGAGTGTCTTCGGCGACGTGCCGCGCGTGCACACCGCCGCCGGTGGTGCCGCCGCCGGCGGCGGGCTCGCGGTCACGGTCACGGTGACGGTGACCGTGGGCAGCGGGACCGGCGTGGGCTCCGGGTCGGTCGGCGTGGCGGACGGGGAGGGGCCCGTGCTCGGCTCTGGGCTCGGGTCGTCGGCGGGGTCGTCCGAAGGATCCTCTGCGGGGTCGTCGGCCGGGTCGTCCGGGGTGGATCCGTCGCCCGGGGCCGGGTTGTGGGTGACTCCCGGCGACGGGTCGGCGCCCAGCATCGCCGCGTTCAGGTCCAGGCGCGGGGTCGTCACGCCGGCGTAGGTGATCGGGCGGCCCGCAGCCTTGAGCTTGTCGACCAGCGCGTCCGGAGACTCGGGGAACTTCTCCGCCATCAGCGCCAGGGCACCGGCGACGTGCGGGGCCGCCATCGAGGTGCCGCTGTAGACCTGGTGACCGCCGCCCGGCGCCGCGGAGTCGATCTCAAGCCCGGGGGCGAACAGGTCGAGCGCGGAGCCGTGGTTGGACCAGGAGGGGACGGCGTCGTCGTCGCCCGTCGCGGCCACGGTCACCGAACCGGAGAGGCAGCCGGGCGCCCCGGCGGCGGCCACACCCTCGTTCCCGGCGGCGGCGACGGCGGCCACGCCCTTGGCGCGCAGAGCCTCGATCCGCGCCTTCAGCTCCTCCAGCCCCGGCTCGGCGTCGCATGCCCCCTCGAAGAGGCCGCCGCCGAGGCTGAGGTTCACCGCGACGAGACCCGGCCGGCTGTCCTTGAGCTTCGCGACGTGGTCGAGGGCCTGGAGGAGGGAGGACTCGTAGGCCGTCAGGCACACGCCCCCTTCGTCCGCGCAGTCGTTGACGCGGCTGAAGACCTGGATCGCCACGATCTCCGCCTCGGGTGCGACGGCATGGGCGATGCCCGCCACGTGCGTGCCGTGATCACACAGGTTGACCCCGTTGTGGACGCAGGCGGGGGTCTCGGCGTCGGCGGAGCCGGGGCCCGTCGTCTTCCCCTCGGGGCACAGCGACTGCGCGCCGGAGTCCGTCGCGGAGAAACACGCCTCGTCCACGACCTTGCCGCCGAAGTCGGGGTGGTCGCCGTCGATCCCGGTGTCGATGATCGCGATCGTCCTGCCCCGTCCGCTGATCCCGGCGGCGTGCGCCTTGTCGGCGCCGACCACCTGCAGGCCGGAGGCCAGCGAGGCGGGGGAGAAGGTCCGGTCGCGCCGGATGGAGCGCACCCGGGGGTCCTCGGCCAGCTTGGCCAGGGACTCGCCGGTGGCCTCGACGACGATGAACGAGGTCTGCGGCGGGGCGGCGACGAGCTGCGCGTCGGGCAGCCGCTCCGCCTCCCCGGCCACCGGCGCCGCCTCCACGGGGTTGGCCAGCTCGACGATGACCCGGGCCCCGTCGTCGTCGGCGGCGAGCCCGGTCTCGAGCTTCGGCGCCGGCGGCGGGGTGGCGCCGTCCGCGGGCGGGTCCTGCGCGGGTGGGCTCGCCCCGTCGGCGGGCGGTGCCGCCCCATCGGCGGGCGG contains:
- a CDS encoding S8 family serine peptidase is translated as MRLRALAAMVIAFTMAPAVPALAEEPPVLPAVTASPSPAPAPPATADPGPTTAPAENAGNPGRPAPAPAQGQEQPVPADGAPPPAQNPPPDDASASAQDPPADGAAPPADGASPPAQDPPADGATPPPAPKLETGLAADDDGARVIVELANPVEAAPVAGEAERLPDAQLVAAPPQTSFIVVEATGESLAKLAEDPRVRSIRRDRTFSPASLASGLQVVGADKAHAAGISGRGRTIAIIDTGIDGDHPDFGGKVVDEACFSATDSGAQSLCPEGKTTGPGSADAETPACVHNGVNLCDHGTHVAGIAHAVAPEAEIVAIQVFSRVNDCADEGGVCLTAYESSLLQALDHVAKLKDSRPGLVAVNLSLGGGLFEGACDAEPGLEELKARIEALRAKGVAAVAAAGNEGVAAAGAPGCLSGSVTVAATGDDDAVPSWSNHGSALDLFAPGLEIDSAAPGGGHQVYSGTSMAAPHVAGALALMAEKFPESPDALVDKLKAAGRPITYAGVTTPRLDLNAAMLGADPSPGVTHNPAPGDGSTPDDPADDPAEDPSDDPADDPSPEPSTGPSPSATPTDPEPTPVPLPTVTVTVTVTASPPPAAAPPAAVCTRGTSPKTLTAAQWAAEVARDKGTLPDATLSCYLGMVGKASKVFPELTRASTLGTAYRVLKPAKKTARAKLDSELLAAWLNWAHGGVNFTAKVGKDATLKQVLTRAEQKRLKGTTSATYTSLLKKKVNAKRAA
- the sppA gene encoding signal peptide peptidase SppA, whose amino-acid sequence is MDATKVIIDTVDRFRQRRTAPLVLELDLTEGLTEGPPADPLGAIMAMRKTSLSDVLSGLKRARKDDRVKALIVKIGTQPLGLAVVQELRQAVSLFRAAGKTTVAFAETFGEFGAGTVPYYLATAFERVYLQPSGDVGLTGVAMEQRFLRGALGKLGVEYQLGQRHEYKTAANTFTQDHMTEAHRESMSRITESVTEQVVAGIAEGRGIDPAKVRELIDRGPFIGAEALEAGLVDRMAYRDEVYDELKRSVGDDARLLYVGRYAKESIARKLPHPGGQTVALVRGSGAIRLGRSGRSPLGGGGAMGSDTICAALRAARHDDNVKAVVFRVDSPGGSYVASDAIWREVVLTRKAGKPIVISMGDLAASGGYMVSMAADLIVAQPGTLTGSIGVFGGKAVIGGLLEKMGVSSETVGEGANAGMFSSTQAFSEAQWARVNAWLDRVYDDFVNKVAEGRGLSRERAHELARGRVWTGADACDSGLVDELGGLEDALALARKKAGLAADAPVRVYPKLNPLERLRPAESSEDKAAALAQVRLEAWGPVAHLAAELGLPSYGPLMLPGQWMIR
- a CDS encoding ABC transporter ATP-binding protein; the encoded protein is MPRPPLTRPVPAAEPASTATAMAESPPGRHAGAGAGRLLRALLRPRRRALTLVAVWSVVEGIPGLLSGLLIAAAADRGFLAGRPGVGLAWLGGLGFALLVKAVATRVMFPYLAAVVEPLRDDLVRAVVTTTVTRAADDTAAPDAAAVTRLTTQVSLVRNLVVALLRSSRQLGVSLVAALAGLLVLSPPAAVIVAVPVLVALGMFAWLLRHLVARERVLVLADETLTVRASPVLAGLRDVAACGADEQAFTTMRVAVAAQAAATRAVAWAGTGRRLVVAIGGHLPMVVLLLAAPSLTGGGHLSAGEIVGAMTYLVTGLTPALGALTSGVGTWGVELAVTLRRLAETIALPTASASVSSPVTAVPRPITAGDGHELRADRLSFAYAPQAAPVVHELTLTIPEGEHVAVVGPSGIGKSTLSLLLTGLRRPIAGEVRLGGVPLEAIPERELRSKVALVPQEAYIFAGTVRENLAYLCPETVADTTGTTGATGTAGTAGTAGTADGTTADGATVATALDARLRAAADAVGAAALVNRLGGLDATIDDPAALSAGERQLLALARVHASPARVVILDEATCHLDPAAEARAETAFATREGTLIVIAHRISSARRAHRVLLMDGATALTGTHDDLVTRSVLYADLVGHWQDHDHPVTRN
- a CDS encoding ABC transporter ATP-binding protein, which codes for MPLTVSAVCALATAVAALALPAALAAAVDAVLTGRGAQRAATDLALVLAVAVCAGIADGIAEASATASATAALRLRLVSHVLRLDAAGARRFPAGELTNRLVSNTVTAGYVPVTLLGMAIELLTSVGGVVALFVIDLWVGLAFLAGVPVGLVAMRVFVTRAADLYGRYQDAQGHLAARLTEVLTGIRTVRASGTAGREITRVLAPLPELSETGHALWRAQARSVWQIALLLSLIEVVVLAVTGLGVADGRLAPGQLLAAAGYTTLGLALLTQTDVLMEVTYARSAARRVWEVLALPAPIPGTRPLPDGPGVLRFRGVTVVREEGPVLDGVDVEIPAGALAAVVGRSGAGKSTLASLAGRLIDPDRGQVLLDGLPLTEIDPAVLREAVAYAFERPVLLGEDLATAIAYGLPAAGPDTVRGAARAAHIDDVICRLPHGYATAPDAAPLSGGELQRLGLARALVRRARVTVLDDATSSLDTATEAQVTRTLTEGMRGRTRLVIAHRVTTAARADLVIWLEDGRVRAIGPHRELWADPAYRALFAASDASGAIAVPEAASSNDAVSGAVPASGPAGPAPAGADPARNGPTGIGPVAERAAEPRTGGDTGVSETPETEDTCPARP